From the Xenorhabdus ishibashii genome, one window contains:
- the rhlB gene encoding ATP-dependent RNA helicase RhlB encodes MSKTHLTDKKFSDFALHPKVLEALEKKGFLNCTPIQALTLPLTVEGRDVAGQAQTGTGKTLAFLASTFNYLLTHPAKKERKTNQPRALIMAPTRELAVQIYSDAEELAQVTGLRMGLAYGGDGYDKQLKVLEAGVDIVIGTTGRLIDYAKQGHVHLGAIQVVVLDEADRMYDLGFIKDIRWLFRRLPAAAERMNLLFSATLSYRVRELAFEQMNNPEYVEVEPLQKTGHRIKEELFYPSNEEKMRLLQTLLEEEWPDRCIIFANTKHRCEDIWTHLAADGHRVGLLTGDVAQKKRLRILEEFSLGNLDILVATDVAARGLHIPSVTHVFNYDLPDDCEDYVHRIGRTGRAGESGHSISLACEEYALNLPAIEEYIQHQIPVSKYNSDALLKDLPVPKRRNRTRSGGHPRRNNIPRRGNATRNSKRPS; translated from the coding sequence ATGAGCAAAACACATTTGACAGACAAGAAGTTTTCCGACTTCGCATTGCACCCCAAAGTCTTAGAAGCCCTTGAAAAAAAAGGGTTCTTAAACTGCACGCCGATACAGGCGCTAACATTGCCTTTAACTGTCGAAGGCCGAGATGTTGCGGGGCAAGCACAAACCGGAACGGGCAAGACGCTGGCATTTTTGGCGTCTACGTTTAATTATTTATTGACTCATCCTGCGAAGAAAGAGCGTAAAACTAATCAGCCAAGAGCGCTGATTATGGCGCCTACCCGTGAATTAGCGGTTCAAATATACTCTGACGCAGAAGAATTGGCACAAGTCACTGGGTTGAGAATGGGTCTTGCCTACGGCGGCGATGGCTATGATAAACAGCTCAAAGTTCTGGAAGCTGGCGTCGATATCGTCATTGGCACAACAGGGCGTTTGATCGATTACGCAAAACAAGGCCATGTCCATCTTGGTGCCATTCAAGTTGTTGTACTCGATGAAGCGGATCGCATGTATGACTTGGGCTTTATCAAAGATATTCGCTGGCTGTTCCGTCGGCTCCCTGCGGCTGCAGAAAGAATGAATTTGCTGTTTTCCGCAACTCTCTCTTATCGAGTGCGTGAACTGGCTTTTGAGCAGATGAATAATCCTGAATATGTGGAAGTGGAACCACTGCAAAAAACAGGGCACCGCATTAAAGAAGAGCTATTTTATCCTTCCAACGAAGAAAAAATGCGTCTGTTACAGACTCTGCTGGAAGAAGAGTGGCCTGATCGCTGCATCATTTTTGCCAATACCAAACACCGTTGTGAAGACATCTGGACTCATTTGGCTGCTGATGGTCATCGGGTTGGTTTGCTGACGGGTGATGTTGCACAGAAAAAACGCCTGCGTATTCTTGAAGAATTTAGTTTAGGCAATTTGGACATTCTGGTTGCCACAGATGTTGCCGCTCGTGGGTTGCATATCCCATCTGTGACACATGTATTTAACTATGATTTACCGGATGACTGTGAAGATTATGTTCATCGGATTGGCCGCACAGGCCGTGCTGGTGAAAGTGGTCATTCTATCAGCCTGGCATGTGAAGAATATGCACTGAACTTACCGGCCATTGAAGAATATATTCAGCACCAGATACCGGTTAGCAAATATAACAGTGATGCATTGCTAAAAGATCTGCCAGTCCCTAAGCGCCGTAATCGCACTCGCTCAGGGGGACACCCTCGGCGTAACAACATACCACGTCGTGGCAATGCAACACGCAACAGTAAGCGCCCAAGCTAA
- the gppA gene encoding guanosine-5'-triphosphate,3'-diphosphate diphosphatase, producing MLSASSLYAAIDLGSNSFHMLVVREISGSIQVVTRIKRKVRLAAGLDKNNHLSQQAMERGWQCLRLFSEYLQDIPVSQIRVVATATLRLAENSNEFVRKASEILGNSVHVISGEEEAQLIYHGVAHTTSGSEKRLVVDIGGASTELVTGVGAKTNQLFSLEMGCVTWLERYFNDRSLTAENFANAETAAHDILSPIIPKLLEQGWNICVGASGTVQALQEIMIAQGMDELITLPKLQQLKHQAIECGKLEELEIDGLTLERALVFPSGLAILIAIFQALNIESMILAGGALREGLVYGMLDLPIEQDIRARTLCNIQHRFQLDVEQAQRVKQLAENFCQQVAKSWKLDERCRELLVGACLLHEIGLFVDFRQGPAHSAYLISHLDLPGYTPAQKRLLATLLKNQSGLVDLASLSQQNAVPALQAQRLCRLLRLAIIFASRRRDDTLPALRLQAENETLSIILPHQWQIKHPLRAEALQQEMKWQSYVQWPLLLEEQNNSRLG from the coding sequence ATGCTGAGTGCTTCTTCGCTTTATGCGGCTATCGATTTAGGCTCAAACAGTTTTCATATGCTGGTTGTCCGTGAAATATCCGGCAGCATTCAAGTCGTTACTCGCATCAAACGTAAAGTCAGGCTGGCTGCCGGATTAGATAAAAATAATCATTTATCACAACAGGCAATGGAACGGGGATGGCAGTGCTTGCGCCTCTTTTCCGAATATTTACAAGATATTCCTGTCTCACAGATCCGCGTTGTTGCTACCGCAACCTTGAGGTTGGCAGAAAATTCGAATGAATTTGTCAGGAAGGCTTCAGAAATATTAGGCAATTCTGTTCATGTGATTAGCGGCGAAGAAGAAGCTCAGCTAATTTATCATGGTGTCGCTCACACGACTAGCGGGTCTGAAAAACGACTTGTTGTAGATATTGGTGGTGCCAGTACTGAATTGGTAACCGGTGTCGGAGCCAAAACCAATCAGCTTTTCAGCCTTGAAATGGGCTGTGTTACCTGGCTGGAACGTTATTTCAATGATCGCAGCCTGACAGCAGAAAATTTTGCCAACGCAGAAACTGCTGCACATGATATTCTCAGCCCTATTATCCCTAAGCTGCTTGAGCAAGGCTGGAACATTTGCGTAGGAGCTTCCGGCACGGTACAAGCCTTGCAGGAAATTATGATAGCTCAGGGTATGGATGAATTGATCACCCTACCCAAACTCCAGCAACTTAAACATCAGGCGATTGAATGCGGCAAGCTGGAAGAGTTGGAAATCGATGGGCTGACACTGGAACGGGCGTTGGTTTTTCCAAGTGGATTGGCAATCTTAATTGCCATTTTTCAGGCATTGAATATTGAAAGTATGATACTTGCAGGCGGCGCACTACGTGAAGGGTTGGTTTACGGGATGCTGGATTTGCCGATAGAGCAGGATATTCGGGCAAGAACCCTGTGCAATATTCAGCATCGTTTTCAACTGGATGTTGAACAAGCGCAGCGTGTCAAACAATTAGCCGAAAATTTTTGCCAACAAGTTGCCAAGTCATGGAAATTGGACGAACGCTGTCGCGAGCTATTGGTCGGTGCCTGTTTACTCCATGAAATAGGCCTGTTTGTTGATTTTCGTCAGGGACCTGCACATTCCGCTTATTTGATAAGCCACTTGGATCTACCTGGTTATACTCCTGCCCAAAAACGACTGTTGGCTACGCTATTGAAAAATCAAAGCGGGTTAGTGGATTTAGCCTCACTCAGTCAGCAAAATGCTGTGCCAGCGCTACAGGCACAACGGTTATGTCGCTTGTTGCGTCTGGCAATTATTTTCGCCAGCCGTCGGCGAGATGACACATTGCCAGCCTTACGATTACAGGCAGAAAATGAGACTCTCTCTATCATCTTGCCCCATCAATGGCAGATAAAACATCCACTCAGAGCTGAAGCACTACAGCAAGAAATGAAGTGGCAGAGTTATGTCCAATGGCCGTTGTTGCTTGAGGAGCAAAACAACTCTCGTCTCGGCTGA
- the rep gene encoding DNA helicase Rep: MRLNPSQQQAVEFVTGPCLVLAGAGSGKTRVITNKIAHLIRTCGYQARHIAAVTFTNKAAREMKERVAQTLGRKETRGLMISTFHTLGLEIVKHEYKALGIKSNFSLFDDQDQMALLKDLTEDLLQEDKDLLQKLIASISNWKNDLMSPEQVIRMARSAQEHQFAECYRRYDLHLNSCNVLDFDDLITKPTLLLMHDKEVRERWQNKIRYLLVDEYQDTNTSQYQLVKLLVGNRARFTVVGDDDQSIYSWRGARPQNLMLLKDDFPQLNVIKLEQNYRSSGRILKAANILIANNPHVFEKKLFSELGYGDPLRVIEASNEDHEAERVVGELIAHHFINKTAYKDYAILYRGNHQSRIFEKMLMQNRIPYRISGGTSFFSRPEIKDLLSYLRVLTNPGDDSAFLRIVNTPRREIGAVTIQKLGEWANQRNKSLYQASFDLGLEQHLTGRGLAALQRFTHWMDEIARQAEREPLLAVRDLLRGMDYESWLYETSPSPKAAEMRMKNVNQLFTWMSEMLEGDDLNEPMSLSQVVARFTLRDMLERGEEDEELDQVQLMTLHASKGLEFPYVFLVGMEEGLLPHQSSIDEDNIEEERRLAYVGITRARRKLFFTLSKERRQFGELIRPEPSRFLLELPQDDLDWPQGKRVMSAEERMKQGQSRLADIKSRLGLGQKNGN; the protein is encoded by the coding sequence ATGCGATTAAATCCAAGTCAACAACAAGCGGTTGAATTTGTAACAGGGCCTTGTCTGGTTCTGGCGGGGGCTGGCTCCGGCAAGACCCGAGTGATTACCAATAAAATTGCCCACCTGATCCGCACCTGTGGTTATCAGGCTCGCCATATTGCAGCAGTCACTTTTACTAACAAAGCGGCACGTGAGATGAAAGAACGTGTTGCCCAAACTTTGGGCCGTAAGGAGACACGGGGATTAATGATCTCGACTTTCCATACCTTAGGATTGGAAATCGTTAAGCATGAATACAAAGCGCTGGGAATAAAAAGTAACTTCTCATTATTTGATGATCAAGATCAGATGGCTTTGTTGAAAGATCTCACGGAGGATTTGCTGCAAGAAGACAAGGATCTGCTACAAAAACTGATTGCTAGCATTTCTAACTGGAAAAATGACTTAATGTCACCAGAACAGGTGATAAGAATGGCACGTTCAGCGCAGGAACACCAATTTGCAGAATGTTATCGTCGCTATGACCTGCACCTGAATAGTTGTAATGTTCTCGATTTTGATGATCTGATTACCAAACCAACATTACTGTTAATGCATGATAAGGAAGTCAGGGAACGTTGGCAGAATAAAATTCGCTACTTGCTGGTGGATGAATATCAGGATACGAATACCAGTCAATATCAACTGGTGAAATTATTGGTGGGTAATCGCGCCCGTTTTACCGTGGTTGGTGATGATGATCAATCCATTTATTCATGGCGTGGTGCTCGTCCACAGAATTTGATGTTATTGAAGGACGATTTTCCGCAATTGAATGTGATTAAGCTGGAACAGAATTACCGTTCATCAGGGCGAATATTGAAAGCGGCGAATATTCTGATAGCCAACAATCCCCATGTTTTTGAGAAAAAACTCTTTTCGGAATTGGGGTATGGTGATCCACTTAGGGTAATCGAAGCGAGCAATGAAGATCACGAAGCTGAACGTGTGGTAGGGGAGTTGATCGCTCATCACTTTATCAATAAAACGGCATATAAAGATTACGCTATTTTATATCGCGGCAACCACCAATCCCGTATCTTCGAAAAAATGTTGATGCAAAATCGCATTCCCTACCGAATTTCTGGTGGAACATCATTCTTTTCCCGACCCGAAATTAAAGACCTGCTCTCTTATTTGCGTGTTTTGACCAATCCAGGGGATGACAGTGCGTTTTTGCGTATCGTGAATACACCACGGCGAGAAATCGGTGCAGTGACGATCCAGAAATTGGGTGAATGGGCGAATCAGCGTAACAAGAGTTTATATCAAGCCAGTTTTGATCTTGGGCTGGAACAGCATTTAACGGGACGTGGTTTGGCGGCATTGCAGCGCTTTACCCACTGGATGGACGAAATAGCTCGTCAGGCGGAACGGGAGCCATTGCTGGCGGTGAGAGACTTACTGCGTGGAATGGATTACGAAAGCTGGTTATATGAAACCTCACCCAGTCCAAAAGCGGCTGAAATGAGAATGAAGAACGTCAACCAACTTTTCACTTGGATGAGTGAAATGCTTGAGGGAGATGACTTGAATGAGCCAATGTCCCTTTCTCAAGTCGTAGCGCGTTTTACGTTGCGGGATATGCTGGAGAGAGGCGAGGAAGATGAAGAGTTGGATCAAGTTCAGTTAATGACGCTACATGCTTCCAAGGGGTTGGAGTTTCCCTATGTTTTTTTGGTAGGCATGGAAGAAGGTTTGTTACCACATCAAAGTAGCATTGATGAAGACAACATCGAGGAAGAGCGTCGTTTAGCTTATGTGGGCATTACGCGTGCGCGGAGAAAACTTTTTTTCACCCTCAGCAAAGAGCGTCGCCAGTTTGGTGAACTTATCCGTCCAGAACCGAGCCGATTCTTGCTTGAGTTGCCACAGGATGATTTGGATTGGCCACAAGGTAAGCGAGTGATGAGCGCAGAGGAAAGGATGAAACAGGGGCAATCGCGCCTTGCTGACATTAAATCTCGTCTGGGACTTGGGCAGAAAAATGGCAATTAA
- the ilvC gene encoding ketol-acid reductoisomerase yields the protein MANYFNTLNLRQQLAQLGKCRFMAREEFADEAGYLKGKKVVIIGCGAQGLNQGLNMRDSGLDIAYALRKEAIDEKRPSWRKATENGFKVGTYEELIPQADLVVNLTPDKQHSAVVQAVQPLMKEGAALGYSHGFNIVEVGEQVRKDITVVMVAPKCPGTEVREEYKRGFGVPTLIAVHPENDAKGEGMAIAKAWAAATGGHRAGVLESSFVAEVKSDLMGEQTILCGMLQAGSLLCYDQLIADGVDSGYAGKLIQFGWETITEALKQGGITLMMDRLSNPAKLRAYALSEQLKTILTPLFQKHMDDIISGEFSSTMMADWANDDKNLLSWREETGKTPFENYPDYTGHIGEQEYFDHGVLMVAMVKAGVELAFETMVNTGIIEASAYYESLHELPLIANTIARKRLYEMNVVISDTAEYGNYLFSYVAVPLLKEKFMATLQAGDLGKEVADRSVDNAQLRDVNEAIRHHPIEVIGRTLRGYMTDMKRIAVGG from the coding sequence ATGGCTAATTATTTTAATACGTTGAACTTACGCCAACAATTGGCGCAGTTAGGCAAATGCCGTTTTATGGCACGGGAAGAATTTGCTGACGAGGCAGGGTATTTAAAAGGCAAAAAAGTGGTGATCATCGGTTGTGGTGCGCAAGGGCTAAACCAAGGTCTCAATATGCGAGATTCTGGTTTAGATATCGCTTATGCTTTGCGTAAAGAAGCAATTGATGAAAAACGACCATCATGGCGTAAGGCAACTGAAAATGGCTTCAAAGTTGGCACTTATGAAGAATTAATTCCACAGGCTGATTTGGTTGTCAACCTGACACCAGACAAGCAGCATTCAGCGGTGGTTCAGGCGGTTCAGCCTTTGATGAAAGAAGGAGCAGCTCTGGGCTATTCCCACGGTTTTAATATCGTCGAAGTAGGGGAGCAGGTACGCAAAGATATCACCGTTGTGATGGTTGCCCCTAAATGCCCAGGTACGGAAGTGCGTGAAGAGTATAAGCGTGGATTTGGTGTGCCCACTCTGATTGCTGTACATCCAGAAAATGATGCAAAAGGCGAAGGAATGGCGATCGCGAAAGCGTGGGCAGCCGCAACAGGCGGGCATCGAGCTGGCGTGCTGGAATCTTCTTTCGTAGCAGAAGTTAAATCTGACCTGATGGGAGAACAAACCATCCTGTGTGGTATGTTACAGGCGGGTTCTTTGTTGTGTTATGACCAATTGATTGCTGATGGTGTTGATTCAGGTTATGCCGGAAAATTAATTCAATTTGGTTGGGAAACGATCACTGAAGCGCTGAAACAGGGTGGCATTACATTGATGATGGATCGTCTTTCTAACCCTGCGAAATTGCGTGCTTATGCCCTTTCTGAACAACTGAAAACCATTTTAACACCGTTATTCCAGAAACATATGGATGACATCATTTCTGGTGAATTTTCTTCCACAATGATGGCAGACTGGGCAAATGACGATAAGAACTTACTAAGTTGGCGCGAGGAAACGGGTAAGACACCATTTGAAAATTACCCGGATTACACAGGACATATCGGTGAGCAGGAATACTTTGATCATGGCGTCCTGATGGTTGCGATGGTCAAGGCAGGGGTAGAACTGGCATTCGAAACGATGGTAAATACTGGCATTATCGAAGCGTCTGCTTATTATGAATCCTTGCATGAACTGCCGTTGATTGCGAATACCATCGCTCGCAAGCGTCTGTATGAAATGAACGTGGTAATTTCTGATACCGCAGAATACGGTAACTATCTGTTTTCATACGTCGCTGTTCCGTTGCTGAAAGAGAAATTTATGGCAACTCTACAAGCAGGGGATTTAGGAAAAGAAGTTGCAGATCGTAGCGTTGATAATGCGCAGTTACGTGATGTAAATGAAGCGATCCGTCACCATCCGATTGAAGTTATCGGCCGTACTTTACGTGGTTATATGACGGATATGAAACGCATTGCCGTCGGTGGTTAA
- the ilvY gene encoding HTH-type transcriptional activator IlvY, whose product MDLRDLKMFLHLAESCHFGRSAKALHVSPSTLSRQIQRLEELLGHPLFLRDNRTVKLTSAGEQLKQFAQQTLLQYKQLQHSLNHQSPSLTGELRLFCSVTAAYSHLPQVLDKFRAEHPLVEIKLTTGDAADAVDKVQSDAVDLGIAGKPEKLPDNVSFTKIGEVPLVLIAPSLPCAVRNLAIQAHPDWNNIPFILPEHGPSRKRIELWFRRHNILHPVIYATVSGHEAIVSMVALGCGIALIPTVVVENSPEPVRNRISLLENIALVEPFELGVCALNKRLGEPLIKAFWELL is encoded by the coding sequence ATGGATCTGCGTGATTTAAAAATGTTTTTACACCTTGCGGAAAGTTGCCATTTTGGCCGCTCAGCCAAGGCCCTGCACGTCAGTCCATCCACACTTTCACGCCAAATCCAGCGCCTTGAGGAATTATTAGGTCATCCACTTTTTCTGCGGGATAACCGAACAGTAAAATTGACTTCCGCAGGTGAACAACTGAAACAATTTGCTCAGCAAACTCTCCTGCAATATAAACAGCTACAACATTCATTAAACCACCAAAGCCCATCATTGACGGGAGAATTACGTTTATTCTGTTCGGTCACGGCGGCATATAGCCATCTTCCACAAGTATTAGATAAATTTCGGGCAGAACATCCCTTGGTGGAAATCAAACTGACAACAGGAGACGCTGCTGATGCCGTTGATAAAGTTCAATCCGATGCTGTGGATTTGGGGATTGCAGGTAAGCCAGAGAAACTGCCTGATAATGTCAGCTTTACCAAAATAGGCGAAGTACCACTGGTACTGATTGCCCCTTCTCTGCCTTGTGCTGTAAGAAATCTCGCTATTCAGGCACACCCTGACTGGAATAACATCCCTTTTATCCTGCCTGAGCACGGGCCTTCCCGCAAGCGTATTGAACTGTGGTTCCGCCGACATAATATCCTGCACCCCGTCATTTACGCGACAGTTTCCGGCCATGAAGCGATTGTTTCTATGGTAGCACTGGGTTGCGGGATTGCGCTGATCCCTACGGTTGTTGTCGAAAACAGTCCTGAACCTGTGCGTAACCGTATTTCACTGTTGGAAAATATTGCTTTGGTCGAGCCGTTTGAATTGGGTGTCTGTGCGTTGAATAAGCGCTTGGGCGAACCGTTGATTAAGGCATTTTGGGAGCTATTGTAG
- the ilvA gene encoding threonine ammonia-lyase, biosynthetic, with amino-acid sequence MAVYPLNTEPKGAEYLKAALSAPVYDVAQVTPLQEMKKISARLGNTILVKREDRQLVHSFKLRGAYAMIAGLTEEQKSKGVITASAGNHAQGVALSASKVGIKATIVMPIATADIKVDAVRSFGGEVLLHGANFDEAKAKAIEIAKEHGYTFVPPFDHPVVIAGQATLAMELLQQDVHLDRIFVPVGGGGLIAGVAVLIKQLVPEMKIIGVEAEDSACLKAALEAGHPVDLPRVGLFAEGVAVKRIGDETFRLCQQYVDDVITVDSDAICAAMKDIFEDVRAVAEPSGALALAGLKKYVQQHQIQGERLAHILSGANVNFHGLRYVSERCELGEQREALLAVTIPEQKGSFLQFCQILGTRVVTEFSYRYSDATDPNQACIFVGIRLSQGNSERREIIEELKASGYQVADFTDDEMAKLHVRYMIGGRPSKPLQERLFSFAFPESPGALLKFLQTLGTHWNITLFHYRSHGTDYGRVLAAFELSRSEVCFDRHLDVLGYEYHDETDNPSFKLFLT; translated from the coding sequence GTGGCGGTTTATCCTCTTAATACTGAACCCAAGGGAGCGGAGTATCTCAAGGCTGCATTAAGTGCGCCCGTTTATGATGTTGCTCAAGTTACTCCCTTACAGGAAATGAAAAAAATCTCTGCGCGTTTAGGCAATACTATTTTGGTTAAACGGGAAGATCGCCAGTTGGTACATAGTTTCAAATTGCGTGGCGCATACGCGATGATCGCAGGTTTGACGGAAGAGCAGAAAAGCAAAGGTGTGATCACGGCTTCCGCAGGCAATCATGCACAAGGTGTTGCATTATCGGCCAGTAAGGTTGGCATAAAAGCCACTATTGTTATGCCGATAGCAACAGCAGATATTAAAGTTGATGCTGTTCGCAGTTTTGGTGGAGAAGTTTTGTTGCATGGTGCGAATTTCGATGAAGCGAAGGCAAAAGCCATTGAGATAGCAAAAGAGCATGGTTACACCTTCGTTCCCCCATTTGACCATCCCGTCGTGATTGCGGGTCAGGCTACACTGGCAATGGAGCTGCTACAGCAAGATGTTCATCTTGATCGCATCTTTGTTCCGGTTGGCGGTGGTGGATTGATTGCGGGGGTTGCCGTTCTTATCAAACAGCTTGTACCCGAAATGAAAATCATTGGTGTGGAGGCCGAAGATTCTGCCTGTTTGAAAGCGGCACTGGAAGCAGGGCATCCGGTCGATTTGCCAAGAGTTGGATTATTTGCGGAAGGCGTAGCTGTCAAACGCATTGGCGACGAAACGTTTCGTTTATGCCAGCAATATGTCGATGATGTTATTACCGTAGACAGTGATGCTATTTGTGCTGCCATGAAAGATATCTTTGAAGATGTCAGAGCGGTTGCAGAACCTTCCGGTGCGTTAGCACTGGCTGGCTTGAAAAAATATGTCCAGCAACATCAGATTCAGGGAGAAAGGCTGGCACATATCCTTTCTGGGGCTAATGTAAATTTTCATGGGTTGCGTTACGTTTCAGAACGCTGTGAGCTTGGAGAGCAACGTGAAGCCTTGCTGGCAGTGACGATCCCTGAACAAAAGGGGAGCTTCTTACAATTTTGCCAGATACTGGGTACTCGTGTTGTGACTGAATTTAGCTATCGTTATTCGGATGCAACAGATCCAAACCAGGCCTGCATTTTTGTTGGTATTAGATTGAGTCAGGGAAATTCCGAACGTCGTGAAATCATTGAAGAATTAAAAGCATCGGGATATCAAGTTGCTGATTTTACGGATGATGAAATGGCGAAGCTGCATGTTCGTTATATGATCGGTGGCAGACCATCCAAGCCATTGCAGGAGCGGTTGTTTAGTTTTGCTTTCCCTGAGTCTCCAGGTGCTTTGCTGAAATTTTTGCAGACACTAGGGACTCATTGGAATATCACGCTGTTTCATTACCGTAGTCATGGCACGGATTATGGGCGTGTATTGGCGGCCTTTGAGCTTTCAAGATCAGAAGTGTGTTTTGATCGCCATTTGGATGTTTTGGGCTATGAATACCATGATGAAACCGATAATCCTTCATTTAAATTATTTCTGACTTAG
- a CDS encoding branched-chain amino acid transaminase, with product MTKQADYIWFNGEMVPWADAKVHVMSHALHYGTSVFEGIRCYDSHKGPVVFRHREHMQRLRDSAKIYRFPVSQSVDELMEACRETLRKNKLISAYIRPLVFVGDVGMGVNPPAGYKTDVIIAAFPWGAYLGEEALEQGIDAMVSSWNRVAANTIPTGAKAGGNYLSSLLVGSEARRHGYQEGIALDVHGYISEGAGENLFEVKDGILFTPPFTSSALPGITRDAIIKLAQDLGLEVREQALSRESLYLADEVFMTGTAAEITPVRSVDGIQVGIGKCGPVTKKIQSAFFGLFNGKTEDKWGWLDPVNP from the coding sequence ATGACAAAGCAAGCTGATTATATTTGGTTCAATGGAGAAATGGTGCCTTGGGCAGATGCTAAAGTTCACGTTATGTCCCATGCCTTACATTATGGTACTTCGGTATTTGAGGGGATTCGTTGCTATGACTCCCACAAAGGGCCCGTTGTTTTTCGTCATCGTGAACATATGCAGCGCTTGCGTGACTCAGCCAAGATTTACCGTTTTCCAGTGAGCCAAAGTGTGGACGAATTGATGGAAGCTTGCCGTGAAACGCTACGTAAAAATAAATTGATCAGTGCTTACATTCGTCCATTGGTATTTGTGGGTGATGTTGGAATGGGAGTCAACCCACCTGCTGGCTATAAAACAGACGTTATCATTGCTGCTTTCCCGTGGGGAGCTTATCTTGGTGAAGAAGCGTTGGAGCAGGGCATTGATGCGATGGTTTCTTCATGGAACCGTGTGGCAGCAAATACGATCCCTACAGGTGCAAAAGCAGGGGGTAATTACCTCTCTTCTTTGCTGGTGGGAAGTGAAGCGCGACGTCATGGTTACCAGGAAGGTATTGCACTGGATGTTCATGGTTATATTTCAGAAGGTGCGGGCGAAAACCTATTTGAAGTGAAGGATGGAATTCTATTCACACCGCCATTTACGTCATCTGCCCTGCCAGGGATCACCCGTGATGCCATTATCAAGTTGGCACAGGATCTTGGTCTGGAAGTGCGTGAACAGGCACTTTCTCGTGAATCGCTTTATTTAGCGGATGAAGTCTTTATGACAGGAACGGCTGCGGAAATTACACCGGTTCGTAGTGTAGATGGTATTCAGGTGGGTATCGGCAAATGTGGCCCAGTCACTAAAAAAATCCAAAGTGCGTTCTTTGGCTTATTTAATGGTAAAACAGAAGATAAATGGGGTTGGTTGGATCCAGTTAACCCTTAA
- the ilvM gene encoding acetolactate synthase 2 small subunit: MRQHQLAIKVRFCPEILERILRVTRHRGFQICALNMDHITDSDNVNIELTVSSQRPVNLLFSQLTKLVDVAGVEIKHKESRLISA, translated from the coding sequence ATGAGACAGCATCAACTTGCTATCAAAGTGCGTTTTTGTCCTGAGATTTTGGAACGGATTTTGAGAGTCACCCGTCACCGCGGGTTTCAGATATGCGCATTGAATATGGATCATATAACAGATAGTGATAATGTAAATATTGAACTCACCGTGTCTAGCCAGCGTCCAGTTAATTTGCTTTTTTCTCAATTGACGAAATTGGTGGATGTGGCTGGTGTTGAGATCAAACACAAAGAATCACGATTAATAAGCGCATAA